One Dermacentor silvarum isolate Dsil-2018 chromosome 10, BIME_Dsil_1.4, whole genome shotgun sequence genomic window carries:
- the LOC119465922 gene encoding glycylpeptide N-tetradecanoyltransferase 1 isoform X1, with amino-acid sequence MLSHPSEDRGGARNGEAMENTSRDDESCEGEQPPSPPTNGEVAKEEVGDDAEHVNSALNQTSKEKSGQDAEGDNDLKGLSMSKLQDIKKAMEMLNLNVLHDGPAKTPEEALHKHYQFWSTQPVPRIDEKLSANNVNEPIEASKPVEEIRNSHTPCQLTSPGTLWTSTTQTYSKNCTSYSMRTM; translated from the exons ATGTTGTCTCATCCAAGCGAGGATCGGGGTGGAGCTCGCAACGGGGAGGCCATGGAGAACACCAGCCGAGACGACGAGTCATGCGAGGGCGAGCAACCCCCGAGTCCGCCGACCAACGGGGAAGTGGCCAAAGAGGAAGTCGGTGACGACGCCGAGCACGTTAACAG TGCATTAAATCAAACGAGCAAAGAGAAAAGTGGCCAAGACGCAGAAGGGGACAACGACTTAAAA GGCCTTTCCATGTCAAAGCTTCAGGATATCAAGAAGGCAATGGAAATGCTTAACCTGAATGTTCTACATGATGGTCCCGCAAAGACTCCCGAGGAAGCCCTGCATAAGCACTACCAGTTCTGGAGCACCCAGCCTGTGCCCAGGATAG ATGAAAAGTTAAGTGCCAATAATGTCAATGAGCCAATTGAGGCCAGCAAACCAGTTGAAGAGATACGGAACAGCCATACTCCTTGCCAGCTGACTTCACCTGGGACACTCTGGACATCAACAACCCAGACATA CTCAAAGAACTGTACCAGCTACTCAATGAGAACTATGTAG
- the LOC119465922 gene encoding glycylpeptide N-tetradecanoyltransferase 1 isoform X2 — translation MLSHPSEDRGGARNGEAMENTSRDDESCEGEQPPSPPTNGEVAKEEVGDDAEHVNSALNQTSKEKSGQDAEGDNDLKLQDIKKAMEMLNLNVLHDGPAKTPEEALHKHYQFWSTQPVPRIDEKLSANNVNEPIEASKPVEEIRNSHTPCQLTSPGTLWTSTTQTYSKNCTSYSMRTM, via the exons ATGTTGTCTCATCCAAGCGAGGATCGGGGTGGAGCTCGCAACGGGGAGGCCATGGAGAACACCAGCCGAGACGACGAGTCATGCGAGGGCGAGCAACCCCCGAGTCCGCCGACCAACGGGGAAGTGGCCAAAGAGGAAGTCGGTGACGACGCCGAGCACGTTAACAG TGCATTAAATCAAACGAGCAAAGAGAAAAGTGGCCAAGACGCAGAAGGGGACAACGACTTAAAA CTTCAGGATATCAAGAAGGCAATGGAAATGCTTAACCTGAATGTTCTACATGATGGTCCCGCAAAGACTCCCGAGGAAGCCCTGCATAAGCACTACCAGTTCTGGAGCACCCAGCCTGTGCCCAGGATAG ATGAAAAGTTAAGTGCCAATAATGTCAATGAGCCAATTGAGGCCAGCAAACCAGTTGAAGAGATACGGAACAGCCATACTCCTTGCCAGCTGACTTCACCTGGGACACTCTGGACATCAACAACCCAGACATA CTCAAAGAACTGTACCAGCTACTCAATGAGAACTATGTAG